A stretch of Geomonas oryzisoli DNA encodes these proteins:
- a CDS encoding bifunctional nuclease family protein, translating into MYVEMKVFGFALDAIAQMPVVILKDAEEKHAVPVWINASESVSFAAQFVGREMSARNSRKDVFTALIERLDMTVAGIYVESLHDGVFTASVRLKPAQGEELRLEVHVAEAMLMSLKYHLPVQVNDEVLTRASSLDMNEEGFAQENNARRFVDFLDHMDPAAMGKYPM; encoded by the coding sequence ATGTACGTTGAGATGAAGGTATTCGGCTTCGCCCTGGACGCCATCGCCCAGATGCCGGTCGTCATACTGAAGGACGCCGAGGAGAAGCACGCCGTCCCGGTATGGATCAACGCCTCCGAGTCCGTCTCCTTTGCCGCCCAGTTCGTCGGGCGCGAGATGAGCGCGCGCAACAGCCGCAAGGACGTGTTCACCGCCCTCATCGAGCGGCTGGACATGACGGTCGCCGGGATCTACGTCGAAAGTCTGCACGACGGCGTCTTTACCGCCTCGGTACGCCTGAAGCCGGCGCAGGGGGAAGAGCTCAGGCTCGAGGTTCACGTCGCAGAGGCCATGCTCATGTCCCTTAAGTATCATTTGCCGGTGCAGGTGAACGATGAGGTGCTGACCCGGGCTTCCAGCCTCGATATGAACGAGGAAGGCTTCGCCCAGGAAAACAACGCCCGCCGCTTCGTCGATTTCCTCGACCACATGGACCCCGCCGCCATGGGCAAGTACCCGATGTAA
- a CDS encoding M42 family metallopeptidase encodes MREASFDFLQQLLAAPSPSGYEQPAQRVFRSYIEPFCQVATDVMGNVFGMIQGEGKNRPRVMVVGHSDEIGLQVRYLDDNGFIYFSAIGGVDPHITPGMRVHVHTSRGRLNGVIGKRPIHLIEPKERDTVIKLDAQYIDIGAANKKEAQEWVRVGDPITFASNLERLFGDRVSSRGLDDKAGSFVVAEVLRRVSELPAPLPVDLYGVSSVQEEVGLRGGTTSSYSVNPDVGICVEVDFATDQPDVDKKHNGEVGLGKGPILPRGANINPVLFDLLSDTATDNNIAVQYTGIARATGTDANVMQISRGGVATALVKLPLRYMHTPVETMSLSDLDHAVDLIVASLSRIESKDAFIPM; translated from the coding sequence ATGCGCGAAGCATCCTTTGACTTTCTGCAGCAGCTCCTGGCCGCGCCCAGCCCCTCGGGGTACGAACAGCCGGCCCAGCGGGTATTCCGCTCCTATATAGAACCGTTCTGCCAGGTGGCCACCGACGTCATGGGCAACGTCTTCGGGATGATCCAGGGTGAAGGGAAGAACCGCCCCCGCGTCATGGTGGTCGGGCACTCCGACGAGATCGGCCTCCAGGTGCGCTACCTGGACGACAACGGCTTCATCTACTTCTCCGCCATCGGCGGCGTCGACCCGCACATCACCCCGGGCATGCGGGTGCACGTGCACACCTCCCGCGGCAGGCTAAACGGCGTCATCGGCAAGCGCCCCATCCACTTGATCGAGCCCAAGGAGCGCGACACGGTCATCAAGCTGGACGCCCAGTACATCGACATCGGCGCCGCCAACAAGAAAGAGGCCCAGGAGTGGGTGCGCGTGGGCGATCCCATCACCTTCGCCAGCAACCTCGAGCGCCTCTTCGGCGACCGGGTCAGCTCGCGCGGCCTGGACGACAAGGCTGGGAGCTTCGTGGTGGCCGAGGTGCTGCGGCGGGTTTCCGAACTTCCGGCTCCGCTCCCGGTGGATCTCTACGGCGTCTCCTCGGTCCAGGAGGAAGTGGGCCTCAGGGGGGGCACCACCAGCTCCTACTCGGTGAACCCCGACGTCGGCATCTGCGTTGAAGTCGACTTCGCCACCGACCAGCCGGACGTGGACAAGAAACACAACGGCGAGGTGGGGCTGGGCAAAGGGCCGATCCTGCCGCGCGGTGCCAACATCAACCCGGTGCTCTTCGATCTCCTCTCCGACACGGCGACCGACAACAACATCGCGGTGCAGTACACCGGCATCGCCCGCGCCACCGGTACCGACGCCAACGTGATGCAGATCTCCCGCGGCGGCGTCGCCACGGCCCTCGTCAAGCTGCCGCTGCGCTACATGCACACCCCGGTCGAGACCATGTCGCTCTCCGACCTGGACCACGCAGTCGACTTGATCGTCGCCTCCCTGAGCCGCATCGAGAGCAAGGACGCCTTCATCCCGATGTAG
- the guaB gene encoding IMP dehydrogenase encodes MLESSLPEGLTFDDVLLLPAHSLILPRDTDLSTRLTNNIQLNIPLVSAAMDTVTESRAAICMAREGGIGFIHKNLTIAEQAMEVDKVKKSESGMIVDPITMRPNQRIREALEMMAKYRISGVPITKANGKLVGILTNRDLRFETDLDLPISARMTKRNLVTVPVGTTLEQAKEHLKHTRVEKLLVVDEEKNLKGLITIKDIEKIKKYPNACKDSLGRLRVGAAVGPTPDVDARIEALMKAGVDVVVIDTAHGHSQGVLEAIARIKKTYPTLELVAGNIATAAAAEALIKAGVDAIKVGIGPGSICTTRVVAGIGVPQITAIAECSKVAKKHNIPLIADGGIKYSGDLTKAVAAGADVIMIGSLFAGTEESPGDTILYQGRAYKSYRGMGSIGAMKEGSKDRYFQSDVDADVKLVPEGIEGMVPLRGPLSANVHQLMGGLRAGMGYTGSRTIVDLQQNGRFVRITGAGLKESHVHDVMITKEAPNYRVEK; translated from the coding sequence ATGTTAGAAAGCAGCCTTCCCGAAGGTCTCACGTTTGACGACGTCCTGCTTCTCCCTGCCCACTCACTCATCCTCCCCCGCGATACCGATCTGAGCACCCGACTGACCAACAACATACAGCTGAACATCCCGCTGGTGAGTGCCGCCATGGACACGGTCACCGAGTCGAGGGCCGCTATCTGCATGGCGCGTGAAGGGGGCATCGGCTTCATCCACAAGAACCTCACCATCGCCGAGCAGGCCATGGAAGTGGACAAGGTGAAGAAGAGCGAGTCCGGGATGATCGTCGACCCGATCACCATGCGCCCCAACCAGCGCATCCGGGAAGCGCTGGAGATGATGGCCAAGTACCGCATCTCCGGGGTACCGATCACCAAGGCAAACGGGAAGCTGGTCGGCATCCTGACCAACAGGGATCTCCGTTTCGAGACCGATCTCGACCTCCCCATCTCCGCCCGCATGACCAAGAGGAACCTGGTCACCGTGCCGGTGGGTACCACCTTGGAGCAGGCCAAGGAACACTTGAAGCACACCAGGGTCGAGAAGCTCCTGGTGGTGGACGAGGAGAAGAACCTCAAGGGCCTCATCACCATCAAGGACATCGAGAAGATCAAGAAGTACCCCAACGCCTGCAAGGACTCCCTCGGTCGCCTGAGGGTCGGCGCGGCCGTCGGCCCGACCCCGGACGTCGACGCCCGCATCGAGGCGCTCATGAAGGCCGGCGTTGACGTCGTGGTCATCGACACCGCCCACGGCCACTCCCAGGGCGTCCTCGAAGCCATCGCCCGCATCAAGAAGACCTACCCGACCCTTGAGCTCGTGGCCGGCAACATCGCGACTGCCGCTGCCGCCGAGGCCCTGATCAAGGCCGGCGTCGACGCCATCAAGGTCGGCATCGGACCGGGCTCCATCTGCACCACCCGCGTCGTCGCCGGCATCGGCGTCCCGCAGATCACCGCCATCGCCGAGTGCTCCAAGGTTGCCAAGAAGCACAACATCCCGCTCATCGCCGACGGCGGCATCAAGTACTCCGGCGACCTGACCAAGGCCGTCGCGGCCGGCGCCGACGTCATCATGATCGGCTCCCTCTTCGCCGGCACCGAGGAATCCCCGGGCGACACCATCCTGTACCAGGGGCGTGCCTACAAGAGCTACCGTGGCATGGGCTCCATCGGCGCCATGAAAGAGGGGAGCAAGGACCGCTACTTCCAGAGCGACGTCGACGCCGATGTGAAGCTGGTCCCGGAAGGGATCGAAGGCATGGTACCGCTCAGGGGACCGCTCTCCGCCAACGTGCACCAGCTGATGGGGGGACTCCGGGCCGGCATGGGCTACACCGGCAGCCGCACCATCGTCGACCTGCAGCAAAACGGCCGCTTCGTCCGTATCACCGGCGCGGGCCTGAAAGAATCCCACGTGCACGACGTCATGATCACCAAAGAAGCCCCGAACTACCGGGTGGAGAAATAA
- the guaA gene encoding glutamine-hydrolyzing GMP synthase encodes MTVDIHSEKVLILDFGSQVTQLIARRVREQSVYCEIHPYNMALEKIKAFAPKGIILSGGPSSVYDKDAPHSDLGIYDLGIPVLGICYGMQLMTQQLGGRVERCDKREFGRATLVLDGESEIFSGFEGGAEVWMSHGDRIEQMPAGFKLMAHTTGCPVAAMKDEKKNFYGVQFHPEVVHTPRGDEMLGNFLFNVCGSKPTWTMANFIETEIEEIRRKVGTGKVLCALSGGVDSSVVAVLIHKAIGDQLQCVFVNNGLLRKGEAEKVVNLFTKHFKINLDYVDATDRFLNMLDGVSDPEQKRKIIGNEFIYLFEEEAKKLGQVDYLAQGTLYPDVIESVSTKGPSAVIKSHHNVGGLPEKMNLKLLEPVRELFKDEVRLLGKELGMPDEVVYRQPFPGPGLAIRCIGELSVEKLDILREADAIVIEEIRKAGLYRDIWQSFAVLLPVKTVGVMGDARTYEWTVALRAVNSLDGMTADWVKLPYELLGSISSRIINEVKGVNRVVYDISQKPPATIEWE; translated from the coding sequence ATGACCGTAGATATCCACTCAGAAAAGGTGCTGATCCTCGACTTCGGCTCCCAGGTGACCCAGCTCATCGCGCGCCGGGTGAGGGAGCAGAGCGTGTACTGCGAAATCCACCCCTACAACATGGCGCTCGAGAAGATCAAGGCCTTCGCCCCCAAGGGGATCATCCTCTCCGGCGGCCCCTCCAGCGTCTACGACAAGGACGCCCCGCACTCCGACCTCGGCATCTACGACCTCGGCATCCCGGTCCTGGGCATCTGCTACGGCATGCAGCTCATGACCCAGCAGCTGGGCGGGCGCGTCGAGCGCTGCGACAAGCGCGAATTCGGCCGCGCCACCCTGGTCCTCGACGGCGAGAGCGAGATCTTCTCCGGCTTCGAAGGGGGCGCCGAAGTCTGGATGTCCCACGGCGACCGCATCGAGCAGATGCCGGCCGGCTTCAAGCTGATGGCCCACACCACCGGCTGCCCGGTGGCCGCCATGAAGGACGAGAAGAAGAACTTCTACGGCGTCCAGTTCCACCCCGAAGTGGTGCACACCCCGCGCGGCGACGAGATGCTGGGCAACTTCCTGTTCAACGTCTGCGGCTCCAAGCCGACCTGGACCATGGCCAACTTCATCGAGACTGAGATCGAGGAGATCCGCAGGAAGGTCGGCACCGGCAAGGTGCTGTGCGCCCTCTCCGGCGGGGTCGACTCCTCGGTCGTCGCCGTCCTCATCCACAAGGCGATCGGCGACCAGCTCCAGTGCGTCTTCGTGAACAACGGCCTCTTGCGTAAGGGCGAGGCCGAGAAGGTGGTGAACCTCTTCACCAAGCACTTCAAGATCAACCTCGACTACGTCGACGCCACCGACCGCTTCCTCAACATGCTGGACGGCGTCTCCGACCCCGAGCAGAAGCGCAAGATCATCGGCAACGAGTTCATCTACCTCTTCGAGGAGGAGGCCAAGAAGCTCGGCCAGGTCGACTACCTGGCGCAGGGCACCCTCTACCCCGACGTGATCGAATCCGTTTCCACCAAGGGCCCCTCCGCCGTCATCAAGAGCCACCACAACGTGGGCGGCCTCCCCGAGAAGATGAACCTGAAGCTCCTCGAGCCGGTGCGCGAGCTCTTCAAGGACGAGGTGAGGCTCCTGGGCAAGGAGCTGGGCATGCCCGACGAGGTGGTCTACCGCCAGCCCTTCCCGGGCCCGGGGCTTGCCATCCGCTGCATCGGTGAACTCTCCGTGGAGAAGCTCGACATCCTGCGTGAGGCCGACGCCATCGTCATCGAGGAAATCCGCAAGGCTGGGTTATATCGCGACATCTGGCAGTCCTTTGCCGTGCTGCTGCCGGTGAAAACCGTCGGCGTCATGGGGGATGCCCGCACCTACGAGTGGACCGTGGCCCTGCGCGCGGTCAACTCCCTGGACGGCATGACCGCCGACTGGGTCAAGCTTCCCTACGAGCTTTTGGGGAGCATATCCTCGCGAATCATCAACGAAGTGAAGGGTGTCAACCGCGTGGTGTACGACATCAGCCAGAAGCCCCCGGCGACCATCGAGTGGGAATAA
- a CDS encoding HAD family hydrolase, with protein MDPIRLLIFDLDGTLIDSLPDLTDATNLIRERHGLPRIEISDVRKLVGQGARSLVERALPGVGGPDIERALEEFLAYNLAHIADKTRPYPGVPETLLELSGLGIPMVVLSNKNVALCREVLAKLGLEPRFTDIFGADSFPCRKPSPEPVLAVLKEFGVAAGECIMVGDSVNDIAAGGGAGVWTVGCSYGYGDAVELADAHYRIPDFPSLLDLPFAQGKNES; from the coding sequence ATGGATCCCATCCGCCTGCTCATCTTCGACCTGGACGGCACGCTGATCGATTCCCTGCCCGACCTGACCGACGCCACGAACCTGATCCGCGAGCGGCACGGTCTGCCGCGCATCGAAATAAGCGATGTGCGCAAACTGGTGGGGCAGGGGGCGCGCTCCCTGGTGGAGCGGGCGCTACCCGGCGTGGGCGGGCCCGACATCGAGCGGGCGCTGGAAGAGTTCCTGGCCTACAACCTGGCCCACATAGCCGACAAGACCCGTCCCTATCCCGGCGTTCCCGAGACCCTGCTGGAGCTTTCCGGGCTGGGGATCCCGATGGTGGTCCTGTCCAACAAGAACGTGGCCCTGTGCCGGGAAGTGCTGGCGAAACTGGGGCTGGAACCGCGGTTCACCGACATCTTCGGGGCCGATTCCTTCCCCTGTCGCAAACCCTCTCCCGAGCCGGTCCTTGCCGTGCTGAAGGAATTCGGCGTAGCCGCCGGCGAATGCATCATGGTCGGCGACAGTGTCAACGACATTGCCGCCGGAGGCGGAGCGGGAGTGTGGACCGTCGGTTGCAGCTACGGTTACGGTGATGCCGTCGAGCTCGCAGATGCCCATTACCGCATCCCCGACTTTCCCTCTCTGCTAGATCTTCCGTTTGCGCAAGGAAAAAACGAGTCGTGA
- the flgM gene encoding flagellar biosynthesis anti-sigma factor FlgM produces MKVEDLNSNPAVSHLAVVRNDKPDTGEVQAEAAKQQAAADKVELSSYMPVVPTSKQRREDIRVDRVEELRTQIKSGTYQVSSQDLAEKMLSKLVVK; encoded by the coding sequence ATGAAAGTAGAAGACCTCAATTCCAACCCGGCCGTTTCCCATCTTGCCGTCGTGCGTAACGACAAGCCCGATACCGGCGAAGTGCAAGCGGAAGCGGCCAAGCAGCAGGCAGCCGCCGACAAAGTCGAACTGTCCAGCTACATGCCCGTAGTTCCCACCTCCAAGCAGAGGCGGGAAGATATCCGGGTGGACCGGGTCGAGGAATTACGTACGCAGATCAAGAGTGGCACCTACCAGGTATCCAGTCAGGACCTGGCCGAGAAGATGCTCAGCAAGCTCGTAGTGAAGTAG